The Kitasatospora setae KM-6054 genome contains a region encoding:
- a CDS encoding glycosyltransferase has product MTTAQVRPTICLCMIVKNEARVLARCLESVRGLIDYWVISDTGSTDGTQDLVRRLLADVPGELHETEWRDFGHNRTENIGLAAGRADYLLLIDADMVVRVDAALPALTLDSYRLRHPGDSEYRIKRLVRAGLPWRYEGVTHEYLTCGDGDRSANLDALVVEHFADGGSRADKFERDERLLTAAFERHPDNARTVFYLAQTCRDLGDTERAVRLYERRAEMGGWAEEVYFSLLQAGVLRAESGDLAGGIDALTRAWQARPDRLEACYELASRLRVAGRYRAAHAFAATALADPRPPAEDLLFVWPWVYRWGLLFEYSITAYWTGDPRASLDACDRLLSDDGLPARYREQTVKNREFALARLGVPARVPARVQERV; this is encoded by the coding sequence GTGACTACCGCCCAGGTCCGACCGACGATCTGCCTCTGCATGATCGTCAAGAACGAGGCCCGGGTCCTGGCCCGCTGCCTGGAGTCGGTGCGCGGCCTGATCGACTACTGGGTGATCAGCGACACCGGTTCCACCGACGGCACCCAGGACCTGGTCCGGCGCCTGCTCGCGGACGTCCCCGGTGAGCTGCACGAGACCGAGTGGCGCGACTTCGGCCACAACCGCACGGAGAACATCGGGCTGGCCGCCGGGCGGGCGGACTACCTGCTGCTCATCGACGCCGACATGGTGGTCCGGGTCGACGCCGCGCTGCCCGCGCTCACCCTCGACTCGTACCGGCTGCGGCACCCGGGCGACAGCGAGTACCGGATCAAGCGCCTGGTGCGCGCCGGTCTGCCGTGGCGCTACGAGGGGGTGACGCACGAGTACCTCACCTGTGGTGATGGCGACCGGTCGGCGAACCTCGACGCGCTGGTCGTCGAGCACTTCGCGGACGGGGGCTCGCGGGCCGACAAGTTCGAGCGGGACGAGCGGCTGCTGACCGCCGCGTTCGAGCGGCACCCGGACAACGCCAGGACGGTCTTCTACCTGGCGCAGACCTGCCGCGACCTGGGCGACACGGAGCGCGCCGTCCGGCTCTACGAGCGGCGCGCCGAGATGGGCGGCTGGGCGGAGGAGGTCTACTTCTCGCTGCTCCAGGCCGGTGTGCTGCGCGCCGAGTCCGGCGACCTGGCCGGTGGGATCGACGCCCTGACCCGGGCCTGGCAGGCCAGGCCGGACCGGCTGGAGGCGTGTTACGAGCTGGCCTCCCGCCTGCGCGTCGCGGGCCGCTACCGGGCCGCGCACGCGTTCGCCGCCACCGCCCTGGCCGACCCCCGGCCCCCGGCCGAGGACCTGCTCTTCGTCTGGCCCTGGGTGTACCGGTGGGGGCTGCTGTTCGAGTACTCCATCACCGCGTACTGGACCGGGGACCCCCGGGCGTCGCTCGACGCCTGCGACCGACTGCTCAGTGACGACGGCCTGCCCGCCCGGTACCGGGAGCAGACCGTGAAGAACCGTGAGTTCGCGCTCGCCCGGCTCGGGGTTCCCGCCCGGGTCCCGGCCCGCGTCCAAGAGAGGGTGTAG
- a CDS encoding glycosyltransferase 87 family protein, producing MNLKLNLRLNEALSALLPPQTDSPEAEPAAVPAAATPAAPPASRKAPDSAASAAAAGPDEPGGSGEPGGSGGSGGYARSAPAVSPRTALTVTGGAAALSAALYVYLFSLPKALTGAHGYDDGVLLAASLRLVHGVLPYRDFTFLHPPGLPLLMAPVAVLGSVVGQPAALVVARLLTALASVGVVAGGTLLARSRGRTAMIVTGLLLSCFPLTYLAGQSLTLEPWTALCCLVGALAAFEFDGTPTRSARRLRLAGFALGIACTIKLWALLPALALLLAVRVGRGRRRGDRPERRIGAALLVGGAVPLLPFLLLAPGRLVHDVITTQLTRDSLGTPAGERLRFVVGLGGGPSGLHVSTGVAVGLLVAVALAAGAVYRAGRNTAQDWFLLAATALTVTAVCFSSSFYAHYGYSPGVFLGLLVGALVGRAVRRVGSELVRGGGMAALAIMVVLMVPQVCSSVRGYLGGATDPGPRLAAAIKPGSCVLSDDPARLITADRFGAGSACPVLVDPFGSWLADDPDHEPSQSNANPPEATSRVWLEGMRRADYLLQVAERSTFVPWTPEVTDYFASHYVLIDNSPGAFLYLHVARPDRLAEARDALKDLPAHVAAERLVYLGMAAQRGNDTDLAAAAYRTATGIDPADAFPHYDLGTLHQAAGRADAASAEYHEALRLDPKMARALYNLGTLAEPTDRAAAAQYYAQARQIDPSLGPAAPDQAAQGAPGAVPSQTGR from the coding sequence GTGAACCTGAAGCTGAACCTGCGGCTGAACGAGGCGCTCAGCGCGCTGCTCCCCCCGCAGACGGACTCCCCGGAGGCCGAGCCGGCCGCCGTGCCGGCCGCTGCGACGCCCGCCGCGCCGCCCGCTTCCCGGAAGGCCCCGGACTCCGCGGCGTCCGCAGCGGCCGCCGGGCCCGATGAGCCGGGCGGGTCGGGGGAACCGGGCGGGTCGGGCGGGTCGGGCGGGTACGCCCGGTCGGCCCCGGCCGTCAGTCCGCGCACCGCCCTGACCGTCACGGGCGGTGCGGCGGCGCTCTCGGCCGCGCTCTACGTCTACCTGTTCAGCCTGCCCAAGGCCCTGACCGGCGCCCACGGTTACGACGACGGCGTGCTGCTCGCCGCCTCCCTCCGGCTGGTCCACGGCGTGCTGCCGTACCGGGACTTCACCTTCCTGCACCCGCCGGGCCTGCCGCTGCTGATGGCGCCCGTCGCCGTGCTCGGGAGCGTCGTGGGCCAGCCGGCGGCGCTGGTGGTCGCCCGGCTGCTGACCGCGCTCGCCTCGGTCGGGGTGGTGGCGGGCGGCACGCTGCTCGCCCGGTCCCGGGGCCGGACCGCGATGATCGTCACCGGTCTGCTGCTGTCCTGCTTCCCCCTGACCTACCTCGCCGGCCAGAGCCTGACGCTGGAGCCCTGGACGGCCCTGTGCTGCCTGGTCGGGGCGCTGGCCGCCTTCGAGTTCGACGGCACGCCCACCCGGTCCGCGCGGCGGCTGCGGCTGGCCGGCTTCGCCCTCGGGATCGCCTGCACGATCAAGCTGTGGGCGCTGCTGCCCGCCCTGGCCCTGCTGCTCGCCGTCCGGGTGGGCCGGGGCCGGCGGCGCGGCGACCGGCCGGAGCGCCGGATCGGGGCGGCCCTGCTGGTCGGCGGCGCCGTCCCGCTGCTGCCGTTCCTGCTGCTCGCGCCGGGCCGGCTGGTCCACGACGTGATCACCACCCAGCTGACCCGCGACTCCCTGGGCACCCCGGCGGGAGAGCGGCTGCGCTTCGTCGTCGGGCTCGGCGGCGGCCCCTCGGGCCTGCACGTGTCGACCGGTGTCGCGGTCGGCCTGCTGGTCGCCGTGGCCCTGGCGGCCGGGGCCGTCTACCGCGCGGGGCGCAACACCGCCCAGGACTGGTTCCTGCTCGCCGCGACCGCCCTCACGGTGACGGCGGTCTGCTTCTCCTCCTCCTTCTACGCGCACTACGGGTACTCGCCCGGGGTGTTCCTGGGCCTGCTCGTCGGCGCGCTGGTCGGGCGGGCCGTCCGGCGCGTCGGCAGCGAGCTGGTGCGCGGCGGCGGCATGGCGGCGTTGGCGATCATGGTGGTCCTGATGGTCCCGCAGGTCTGCTCCTCGGTGCGCGGCTACCTCGGCGGCGCGACGGACCCGGGCCCGCGCCTGGCCGCGGCCATCAAGCCCGGCTCCTGCGTGCTCTCCGACGACCCGGCCCGGCTCATCACGGCGGACCGCTTCGGCGCCGGCTCGGCCTGCCCGGTCCTGGTGGACCCGTTCGGCAGCTGGCTGGCCGACGACCCGGACCACGAGCCCTCGCAGTCCAACGCCAACCCCCCGGAGGCGACCTCCCGGGTCTGGCTGGAGGGCATGCGGCGGGCCGACTACCTGCTCCAGGTGGCCGAGCGGAGCACCTTCGTCCCCTGGACCCCCGAGGTGACGGACTACTTCGCCTCGCACTACGTCCTGATCGACAACTCCCCGGGGGCCTTCCTCTACCTCCACGTCGCCCGGCCGGACCGGCTCGCGGAAGCGCGCGACGCGCTGAAGGACCTGCCCGCCCACGTCGCGGCCGAGCGGCTGGTGTACCTCGGCATGGCCGCCCAGCGCGGGAACGACACCGACCTGGCGGCGGCGGCCTACCGGACCGCCACCGGGATCGACCCCGCCGACGCCTTCCCGCACTACGACCTGGGCACCCTCCACCAGGCGGCGGGCCGGGCGGACGCGGCGTCCGCCGAGTACCACGAGGCCCTGCGCCTCGACCCGAAGATGGCGAGGGCGCTCTACAACCTGGGCACGCTGGCCGAGCCGACCGACCGCGCCGCGGCGGCGCAGTACTACGCCCAGGCCAGGCAGATCGACCCCAGCCTCGGCCCGGCGGCCCCGGACCAGGCGGCCCAGGGCGCTCCGGGGGCGGTGCCGTCGCAGACCGGCCGCTGA
- a CDS encoding DUF6602 domain-containing protein, whose translation MPEQHDLMTFFDREAQELTHEYERIRRTHQGDNGTAGDQGEENWATLLRGWLPAGYHVITKGALLSSNGSLFPTVEGKASPQIDIVILPPSYPVGMINKGRKVYLADAVVAAFECKLTLTGADLIKAARNAKTLRSMTRRLQDDPYHFLFGSPIYGVLAHSHTWAGAGSAMDKIDEYLQKGLDEIDLPHEMLDMACVSDVGTWTAWKLPLVGRPGEDWTTVSARIGRIHHSSRKDAEQINPLYSMMTTLLRRMAWADPTLRPIASYFEAVKGGGMGGPERVWDQSIYPKQLREQIRGSRDARQRQWEPWSTVLL comes from the coding sequence ATGCCAGAACAGCACGACTTGATGACCTTCTTCGACCGTGAAGCGCAGGAGCTCACCCACGAGTACGAGCGCATCCGAAGGACCCATCAGGGAGACAACGGAACCGCGGGTGACCAGGGCGAGGAGAACTGGGCGACACTGCTGCGTGGGTGGCTTCCGGCCGGCTATCACGTGATCACGAAGGGGGCACTGCTGTCCTCGAACGGGAGTCTCTTCCCAACGGTCGAAGGGAAGGCGTCCCCGCAGATTGACATTGTGATACTGCCGCCCTCCTATCCTGTAGGGATGATCAACAAAGGTCGCAAGGTCTACCTGGCCGATGCGGTGGTTGCGGCGTTCGAATGCAAGCTCACCCTCACCGGAGCGGACCTGATCAAGGCCGCCCGTAACGCCAAAACCTTGCGAAGCATGACCAGGCGTCTCCAGGACGACCCGTATCATTTTCTGTTTGGCTCTCCGATCTACGGCGTTCTCGCCCATTCCCACACTTGGGCTGGTGCTGGTTCGGCAATGGACAAAATCGACGAGTATCTCCAGAAAGGACTAGACGAGATCGACCTTCCGCACGAGATGCTCGACATGGCTTGTGTCTCCGACGTCGGCACCTGGACGGCCTGGAAACTGCCGCTGGTCGGTCGGCCGGGTGAGGACTGGACGACCGTTTCTGCGCGTATCGGCCGCATTCACCACAGTTCGCGCAAGGATGCGGAGCAGATCAATCCGCTCTACTCCATGATGACTACGCTTCTGCGCCGAATGGCCTGGGCCGACCCCACGTTGCGACCCATCGCCTCCTACTTCGAGGCGGTCAAGGGCGGCGGCATGGGCGGCCCCGAGCGGGTATGGGACCAGAGCATCTATCCCAAACAGCTGCGCGAACAGATCCGCGGCTCACGCGATGCCCGTCAGCGACAGTGGGAACCCTGGTCGACGGTCTTGTTGTAG
- a CDS encoding lipase family protein has protein sequence MGQQVQGEDRLRSVWFPALSDGLRRAEFEGLLSESDVAMGFYGDLFRPAGQLLAAGDPPYTAGDVEAGFEQELLAAWWQAAAETDPAVVAPDADGTLVATPRSVQAALRALSGSKFFANLALRAVVADLKQVRAYLTDQQVRERARERVMARIGPETRVVVAHSLGSVVAYEALCALPGHGVRALVTIGSPLGIPNLVVHRLQPAPGQEGKAVRGAWPGGEQLVWTNLAATGDVVALVKDLRPVFGERLRSAVLSNGTHAHDATSYLTDALCGKAIAEGLA, from the coding sequence ATGGGGCAGCAGGTTCAGGGGGAGGACCGGCTGCGGTCCGTGTGGTTTCCGGCGCTGAGTGACGGGCTGCGCCGGGCTGAATTCGAGGGCTTGTTGTCGGAGTCGGATGTGGCGATGGGGTTCTACGGGGACCTGTTCCGTCCTGCCGGGCAGCTGCTGGCGGCGGGCGATCCGCCCTACACCGCCGGGGATGTCGAGGCAGGCTTCGAGCAGGAGTTGCTGGCGGCCTGGTGGCAGGCGGCGGCCGAGACGGACCCCGCGGTGGTGGCGCCGGACGCCGACGGGACCCTGGTGGCGACCCCGCGGTCGGTGCAGGCCGCGCTGCGAGCCCTGTCCGGTTCGAAGTTCTTCGCGAACCTGGCGCTGCGGGCGGTGGTCGCGGACCTGAAGCAGGTGCGCGCGTACCTGACGGACCAGCAGGTTCGCGAGCGGGCCCGGGAGCGGGTGATGGCGCGGATCGGCCCAGAGACGCGGGTGGTGGTGGCGCACTCGCTGGGCTCGGTGGTGGCCTACGAGGCGTTGTGCGCGCTGCCGGGCCACGGGGTGCGGGCGCTGGTGACGATCGGCTCTCCGCTGGGCATCCCGAACCTGGTCGTGCACCGCTTGCAGCCCGCCCCGGGGCAGGAGGGCAAGGCCGTGCGCGGGGCGTGGCCGGGCGGCGAGCAGTTGGTGTGGACGAACCTGGCCGCGACCGGGGACGTGGTGGCGCTGGTGAAAGATCTGCGCCCGGTCTTCGGGGAGCGGTTGCGCTCGGCTGTGCTGTCCAATGGAACTCACGCGCACGACGCGACCTCCTACCTGACGGACGCGCTGTGCGGGAAGGCAATCGCGGAGGGCCTGGCGTGA
- a CDS encoding caspase family protein, with amino-acid sequence MADYPQNREWDRPGLAQARERVVELFTTTLGYRLHDPLPLSPTKQELTNALRRFCAAPERREDDLLALYLSCHGEILGDGEEHVLLTADTDPEDLAYTALPTAELTRVLLRGTRIRRVLLMLDACYVGQGGNEMAAAALERVGALWGKGTGSGLVVVSSAQPHQPALAGAFPQLLEDAVASLPVAGHGPQALSVNALVQHMNDSTDRPGYQRIGLTMVGLDGEAPPFFPNPRHDVRLTEVDLALQQTAAFDEQDRRRETELVSRLLVRAMGYHRTADEDVDPAWWFSGRHTALRDLAAWLNHPADHRDAACRVVTAAPGSGKTAVLGLIAALSHPERHRTVPTHTLGLPTDLVQPGTIDAAVYAQRLSDSDVLDALNAAARTRATTVGELLEALTLRPRPLTVLIDALDEAASPDTLTAGLLRPLIEHSQGRIRLLLGTRPYLLPRLGTTPEQAIDLDDDRYADPQAITAYAIRTLLEAHRRSPYRRRPSRLRPVAEAVAEAADRSFLVARITAATLAATPTIPDPGDPHWRASLPRYAGDAMHRDLHRRLGPDAQRAIDLLRPLAYAQGQGLPWEDIWAPLATETSGRPCTDDDILWLRHQAGSYVVEATENGRSAYRLYHEAMAEYLRQDTDPQGIHAAYTHVLTSRVPYRADATRDWSRAHPYALAHIAYHAAQAGLLDQVLTDTEYLVHADPRGLTPHLHHADSPEARLNAAVYRTGLHLHHEGAPSVRRQVLALNAASAGATDLHNDLTHRIPVGTWTPRWATGSAFSPALRHTLTGHNNSVTAVACTALDGRPVAVTTSHDETVRVWDLATGQPLGQPLTGHTANVLAVACTALDGRPVAVTTGVDRTVRVWDLATGQPLGQPLTGHTDEVAAVACTALDGRPVAVTSSHDKTVRVWDLATGQPLGQPLTGHTETVYRVACTELDGRPVAVTASWDETVRVWDLATGQPFGEPLTGHLDEVLAVACTALDGRPVAVTTGADSTVRVWDLATGQPLGQPLTGHLDEVLAVACTALDGRPVAVTTGADSTVRVWDLATGQPLGQPLTGHTANVLAVACTVFDGRTVAVTTSHDKTVRVWNLATGQPLGQPLTGHPNNVTAVTCTLLDSRPVAVTTSWDGTVRVWDLATGQPLGEPLTGHTRNMYAVACTELDGRPVAVTAGWDDDVWVWDLATGRPVGEPLTDHTGAVPGVACTELDGRPVAVTAAWDNNVRVWNLVTRQLLGKPLTGHTSNVNAVACTELNGRPVAVTGSADQTVRVWDLATGRPVGEPLADHTGAVLAVACTVLDGRPVAVTTGADSTVRVWDLATGQPLGKPLTDHTGTVLAVACTVLDGRTVAVTTSRDNTVRVWDLATQKAAATIPINSPGGVAITAAGDLIVSLHSDVAHYRRRLSQAGYPPRVDNPGE; translated from the coding sequence GTGGCCGATTACCCACAGAACCGGGAATGGGACCGGCCCGGTCTGGCGCAGGCCCGTGAGCGGGTGGTCGAGCTGTTCACCACGACGCTCGGCTACCGGCTCCACGACCCGCTGCCGCTCAGCCCGACCAAACAGGAGTTGACCAACGCCCTGCGCAGGTTCTGCGCCGCCCCGGAGCGCCGGGAGGACGACCTGCTGGCGCTCTACCTGTCCTGCCACGGCGAGATCCTCGGCGACGGCGAGGAGCACGTCCTGCTCACCGCCGACACCGACCCCGAGGACCTCGCCTACACCGCGCTGCCGACAGCGGAGCTGACCCGGGTGCTGCTGCGCGGCACCCGGATCCGGCGGGTGCTGCTGATGCTGGACGCCTGCTACGTGGGCCAGGGCGGCAACGAGATGGCCGCCGCCGCGCTGGAGCGCGTGGGCGCGCTGTGGGGCAAGGGCACTGGATCGGGGCTGGTGGTGGTCTCCTCCGCGCAGCCGCACCAACCGGCCCTGGCCGGGGCGTTCCCGCAGTTGCTGGAGGACGCGGTCGCCAGCCTGCCGGTGGCCGGGCACGGCCCGCAAGCACTGTCGGTGAACGCACTCGTCCAGCACATGAACGACTCCACGGATCGCCCCGGCTACCAGCGCATCGGCCTGACCATGGTCGGGTTGGACGGCGAGGCGCCGCCGTTCTTCCCCAACCCCCGCCACGACGTACGCCTGACCGAAGTCGACCTCGCCCTGCAACAGACCGCAGCCTTCGACGAACAGGACCGACGCCGGGAGACGGAACTCGTCTCCCGCCTGTTGGTGCGCGCCATGGGCTACCACCGAACCGCCGACGAGGACGTGGACCCCGCGTGGTGGTTCAGCGGACGCCACACCGCCCTCCGCGACCTGGCCGCCTGGCTCAACCACCCCGCCGACCACCGCGACGCGGCCTGCCGGGTCGTCACCGCAGCCCCCGGCTCCGGAAAGACAGCCGTCCTCGGACTCATCGCCGCCCTCTCCCACCCCGAACGCCACCGCACCGTCCCCACCCACACCCTCGGCCTACCTACCGACCTGGTTCAACCTGGCACCATCGACGCCGCCGTCTACGCCCAGCGCCTGAGCGACTCCGACGTCCTGGACGCCCTGAACGCCGCCGCCCGCACCCGCGCCACCACCGTCGGCGAACTCCTCGAAGCCCTCACCCTCCGCCCCCGGCCGCTGACCGTCCTCATCGACGCCCTCGACGAAGCAGCCAGCCCCGATACCCTCACCGCCGGCCTCCTGCGCCCCCTCATCGAACACTCCCAGGGCCGCATCCGCCTCCTGCTCGGCACCCGCCCCTACCTCCTGCCCCGCCTCGGCACCACCCCCGAACAGGCGATCGACCTCGACGACGACCGCTACGCCGACCCCCAGGCCATCACCGCCTACGCCATCCGCACCCTCCTAGAGGCCCACCGCCGCTCCCCCTACCGCCGCCGCCCCTCCAGGCTCCGGCCCGTGGCCGAGGCCGTCGCCGAAGCAGCCGACCGCTCCTTCCTCGTCGCCCGCATCACCGCCGCCACCCTCGCCGCCACCCCCACCATCCCCGACCCCGGCGACCCCCATTGGCGGGCCTCCCTGCCCCGCTACGCCGGCGACGCCATGCACCGCGACCTCCACCGACGCCTCGGCCCAGACGCCCAGCGCGCGATCGACCTCCTGCGCCCCCTCGCCTACGCCCAAGGCCAGGGCCTGCCCTGGGAGGACATCTGGGCCCCCCTCGCCACCGAGACCTCCGGCCGTCCCTGCACCGATGACGACATCCTGTGGCTGCGCCACCAGGCCGGCTCCTACGTCGTGGAGGCCACCGAGAACGGCCGCTCCGCCTACCGGCTCTACCACGAGGCGATGGCCGAATACCTGCGCCAGGACACCGACCCCCAAGGCATCCACGCCGCCTATACCCACGTCTTGACCAGCCGGGTCCCCTACCGGGCCGACGCCACCCGCGACTGGTCCCGCGCCCATCCCTACGCCCTCGCCCACATCGCCTACCACGCTGCCCAGGCCGGTCTCCTCGACCAGGTCCTCACTGACACCGAGTACCTCGTCCACGCCGACCCCCGCGGCCTCACCCCCCACCTCCACCACGCCGACAGCCCCGAGGCCCGCCTGAACGCCGCCGTCTACCGCACTGGCCTCCACCTCCACCACGAAGGTGCACCGTCTGTCCGACGGCAAGTGCTCGCCCTAAACGCCGCCAGCGCTGGCGCCACCGACCTGCACAACGACCTCACCCACCGCATCCCAGTGGGAACCTGGACACCTCGTTGGGCCACCGGCAGCGCCTTCAGCCCCGCCCTCCGCCACACCCTCACCGGCCACAACAACAGCGTGACTGCGGTGGCGTGCACGGCGCTCGACGGCCGCCCCGTCGCCGTCACCACCAGCCATGACGAAACGGTGCGGGTATGGGACCTTGCCACCGGCCAACCCCTCGGCCAACCCCTCACCGGCCACACCGCCAACGTGCTCGCGGTGGCGTGCACGGCGCTCGACGGCCGCCCCGTCGCCGTCACCACCGGTGTGGATCGGACGGTGCGGGTGTGGGACCTTGCCACCGGCCAACCCCTCGGCCAACCCCTCACCGGCCACACCGACGAGGTGGCCGCGGTGGCGTGCACGGCGCTCGACGGCCGCCCCGTCGCCGTCACCAGCAGCCATGACAAAACGGTGCGGGTCTGGGACCTAGCCACCGGCCAACCCCTCGGCCAACCCCTCACCGGCCACACCGAAACCGTATACAGGGTGGCGTGCACCGAACTCGACGGCCGCCCCGTCGCCGTCACCGCCAGCTGGGACGAAACGGTGCGGGTGTGGGACCTTGCCACCGGCCAGCCCTTCGGCGAACCCCTTACCGGCCACCTCGACGAGGTGCTCGCGGTGGCGTGCACGGCGCTCGACGGCCGCCCCGTCGCCGTCACCACCGGTGCGGATAGCACGGTGCGGGTGTGGGACCTTGCCACCGGCCAACCCCTCGGCCAACCCCTCACCGGCCACCTCGACGAGGTGCTCGCGGTGGCGTGCACGGCGCTCGACGGCCGCCCCGTCGCCGTCACCACCGGTGCGGATAGCACGGTGCGGGTGTGGGACCTTGCCACCGGCCAACCCCTCGGCCAACCCCTCACCGGCCACACCGCCAACGTGCTCGCGGTGGCGTGCACCGTCTTCGACGGCCGCACCGTCGCCGTCACCACCAGCCATGACAAAACGGTGCGGGTATGGAACCTTGCCACCGGCCAACCCCTCGGCCAACCCCTCACCGGCCACCCCAACAACGTGACCGCAGTGACGTGTACCCTACTCGACAGCCGCCCCGTCGCCGTCACCACCAGCTGGGATGGCACGGTGCGGGTGTGGGACCTTGCCACCGGCCAACCCCTCGGCGAACCCCTCACCGGCCATACAAGGAACATGTACGCGGTGGCGTGCACCGAACTCGACGGCCGCCCCGTCGCCGTCACCGCTGGCTGGGATGACGATGTGTGGGTGTGGGACCTTGCCACCGGCCGACCCGTCGGCGAGCCTCTCACCGACCACACCGGCGCCGTACCCGGGGTGGCGTGCACCGAACTCGACGGCCGCCCCGTCGCCGTCACCGCTGCCTGGGACAACAATGTGCGGGTGTGGAACCTGGTCACCCGCCAGCTCCTCGGCAAACCCCTCACCGGCCACACCAGCAATGTGAACGCAGTGGCGTGCACCGAACTCAACGGCCGTCCCGTCGCCGTCACTGGCAGCGCGGACCAGACGGTGCGGGTGTGGGACCTTGCCACCGGCCGACCCGTCGGCGAGCCTCTCGCCGACCACACCGGCGCCGTGCTCGCGGTGGCGTGCACAGTGCTCGACGGCCGCCCCGTCGCCGTCACCACCGGTGCGGATAGCACGGTGCGGGTGTGGGACCTTGCCACCGGCCAACCCCTCGGCAAACCCCTCACCGACCACACCGGCACCGTGCTCGCAGTGGCGTGCACAGTGCTCGACGGCCGCACCGTCGCCGTCACCACCAGCCGGGACAATACGGTGCGGGTATGGGACCTGGCCACCCAAAAGGCTGCCGCAACCATCCCGATCAACTCACCAGGTGGCGTCGCAATCACCGCTGCGGGAGACCTCATCGTTAGCCTCCACAGCGACGTCGCCCACTATCGCCGCCGACTCAGCCAGGCGGGTTATCCACCGCGTGTGGATAACCCCGGCGAATGA
- a CDS encoding IS630 family transposase (programmed frameshift) — translation MRYAQGGGLTDAGRAARERLRLQAVERFEGGQKNGEIAAGLRVSERSVERWRRAWRERGEAGVLSKGSPGRPRLSDKQIARLERELERGPLVHGWADQRWTLARVKTLIGRLFHVSYTVEGTWRLLKRHGWSWQQPARRAIERDDAAVEFVEEGDLAVGKSTAAALGAWVVFEDEAGQSMTPPRARTWGRIGRTPVVRVRGRGSGRVSMAGMACYKPGERSRLIYAIREYRGRKGEPKGFGWRDFRDLVVRARVQLGGPLVLVWDNARIHLVPPLRAFFEANAHWLTVFQLPTYAPDLNPQEGIWSLVKRDIGNLAAADLGQLTRAVKRKLKMIQYRPHLVDGCLVGTGLIMDG, via the exons ATGAGGTATGCGCAGGGCGGTGGGTTGACCGACGCCGGGAGGGCCGCGCGGGAGCGGTTGCGGCTGCAGGCTGTGGAACGCTTCGAGGGCGGGCAGAAGAACGGGGAGATCGCTGCCGGGCTGCGGGTGAGTGAGCGGTCGGTGGAGCGGTGGCGCCGGGCCTGGCGCGAGCGTGGGGAGGCCGGGGTCCTGTCCAAGGGATCGCCCGGGCGCCCGAGGCTCAGTGACAAGCAGATCGCCAGGCTGGAGCGGGAGTTGGAGCGCGGCCCGCTGGTCCACGGCTGGGCCGATCAGCGGTGGACGCTGGCGCGGGTGAAGACGCTGATCGGCCGGCTGTTCCACGTGTCGTACACGGTGGAGGGCACCTGGCGGCTGTTGAAGCGGCACGGCTGGTCGTGGCAGCAGCCGGCCCGCCGGGCGATCGAGCGCGACGACGCGGCGGTGGAGT TTGTGGAAGAAGGAGACCTGGCCGTTGGTAAGAGCACCGCGGCGGCCCTCGGCGCCTGGGTCGTCTTCGAGGACGAGGCCGGGCAGTCGATGACTCCGCCGCGCGCCAGAACCTGGGGCCGCATCGGGCGCACGCCGGTGGTCCGCGTGCGCGGACGGGGATCCGGCCGGGTCTCGATGGCGGGCATGGCCTGCTACAAGCCGGGCGAACGGTCCCGGCTGATCTACGCGATCCGCGAGTACCGGGGACGCAAGGGCGAGCCGAAGGGCTTCGGCTGGCGCGACTTCCGCGACCTGGTCGTCCGCGCCCGCGTCCAGCTCGGCGGCCCGCTCGTCCTCGTGTGGGACAACGCCCGCATCCACCTCGTGCCACCGCTCAGGGCGTTCTTCGAGGCCAACGCGCACTGGCTGACCGTCTTTCAGCTGCCCACCTACGCGCCCGACCTCAACCCGCAGGAGGGTATCTGGTCGCTGGTCAAACGCGACATCGGAAACCTCGCGGCCGCCGACCTCGGCCAGCTGACCCGGGCCGTCAAGCGCAAGCTCAAGATGATCCAGTACCGTCCCCACCTCGTCGACGGCTGCCTCGTCGGGACCGGCTTGATCATGGATGGCTGA